The Cryptomeria japonica chromosome 6, Sugi_1.0, whole genome shotgun sequence genomic interval ctggtcaaaaagaaggatggaactcttcgTATGTGTATTGATTATCGGGCTCTTAACAAGAAGACGATCaaaaacaggtatccaattccccgtattgatgagttgttagatgaattacatggtgttgtttatttttctaaaatcgaTTTGAGgtcaggatatcatcagattaAGTTAAGAGATCAAGATATTCATAAAACTGCTTTCCGTTGTCACTATGGTCATTATAAATTTTTGGTTTTGCCGTTTGGTTTAACAAATGCTCCGGCAACATTTCAGTCTTGTATGAATCATATCTTTAGCAAACGGTTGAGGAAATTTTTGctagttttctttgatgatatattgatttatagtaAAACCTGGGAAGATCACTTAAAACACATTGATCTAGTTATGGGTATATGGTATCTCAATCACTTTATGCAAAGgcttctaaatgtgaatttggaatgacataaattttgtatttagggcatatgatcagtgcTACAGGTGTACAAGTTCATCAGGAAaagataagagccattttggattggccaccaccaCCAAATCTTACCGAGTTAAGAGGATTCTTTGGTTTATGCAGTTATTACAAGCGATTTGTCAGAGGTTTTTCACAACTTGGGGCACCGttgacagatcttaccaaaaaaGGGGCTTTCTGATGAACTGAAGAAGCACAATTAGTTtttgagaaacttaaagaggtaatgagttcttgcccAGTACTTGCACTTCCTGATTTTAATCAACCTTTTGTTATGGAATGTGATGCTTCTGGTGAGGGAATAGGAGCAattttaatgcaaaataaacatcctatagcttatgaaagcaggaaacttagTAACCTTGAGAGATTGTattccatttatgacaaggaaatgttggcaatcatgcatgcagtgacaaaatttagacaatatttggttggTAGCAAATTTGTAGTAAGAACTGACCATAATAGTTTGACATATTTCTTGGAACAAAAAAACTTAAATGACTGGCAGCAGAAATGGATCAGTAAGATCCAAGCTTATGATTTTCAAATTGAATATGTGAAGGGTAAAAACAATGTTGTTGCAGATGCATTTTCTAGGAAGCCTGAATAAATGCATTATCTGTAGTTACTACTGATTGGAAATATCTATTGTTGGTTGAATACTCTAAGGATTCTTTAGCATGTGATTTGCTAGATGGAAATGTACAGGATGACAAATATAAGGTTGTAAATGATGTTATCTATTACAAGGACAGGATTTACTTGGTTTTCGGTtcaaagttgaaagagaaaatcctCCAATCAGTGCATGATATTCCTTTAGCAGGGCACTCCGGATACTTTAAAACTTATCGACAAATAAGAGAAAGGTTCACATGGAAAGGATTAAAAAATGATATCCTTCGTTATGTCAAGGAATGCACCACTTGTCAGCAAAATAAAGCAGAGCATACTTATCCTACAGGTTTATTACAGCCGCTGCCAATCCCAGAatggaaatgggaaagtatatctatggatttcatctcAGGTTTACCAAGGtcccaaggtaaagattgtatttttgttgtggttgatagattaactaaatttgcacacttcttttCTATCACTACCGGATTTACAGTTGTTCAAATCGCAGACCTATTCTTTAGAGACATATTCCGTTTACATGGATTACCGACGAGTATAATCAGTGATTGAGATAGTAGATTTTTGAGTATATTTTGGGAAGGGTTTTTCAGATTGACAGGTACAGAATTGAATCACAGTACcagttatcatccacaaactaatggacaaacggaaatagtgaacaaatggatagaaGGTTACCTTCGTAACTACGTAGCAGGACATCAGAAAGCTTGGATTCATTGGTTGTATTTGGGTGAATATTGCTATAATACTACATTTCATATGTCAATTGGTATGACTCCTTTCAGGGCATTATAAGGTTATGATGCACTCTCCTTTCTTGATCTTGCTTTTGACAAGAGCAATGTTCCCAAATCTCGTGAATTGCTTCAAGATTGCCAAGATATTTTGAAAGCACTTAAAAAGAATTTGCAATGTGCACAGAATCAACAGAAAATTTATGCTGATAAAAAGCGAGTCGAGCGACATTTTGAAGTTGGTGAATTGGTATATCTAAGGTTACAGCCCTACCAGCAATCATCCCTTAAGCATAGTGGTGCTGAAAAATTAAAGCCTCGGTTTTATGGACCGTATCCGGTTGTTCGGAAAGTTGGCATAGTAGCATATGAACTTGAATTACAAGCAGCTAGGaagatacacaatgtatttcatgtatcttgtcTCAAAAAGGCTTTGGGACAGCAAATGACCATGTCAAAGGAACTACCCCCTATGAATGATGAAGGGAAATTGGCAATGATTCCTGAAGTGATCTTAGAGTCCCGGGACAGCATTTGCAGAACAAGACTATCCGGGAATATCTAATTAAATGGAAGAATTTGCCCTTAGATgatgctacatgggaaaatgaGAGTATCCTCCAGCATTCTAAtttacagttgcttgtgggcaagcaacaaGAGGCAGGGGAGTCTGTAATATCCCCTAATAAATTCCTAGCCTAAGTCTAAACTAGCATATTAATTCTTTTATATTAGTTTTCAATTTActgatataaattaattaattaataaatgatttttataatattaattattttatattatttatccatttgttaatataaattaattaataagctCTTTAACTATTCGATAGTTTATCGATAGTTCAAAATAATGGAAATGGGCTTATTGGTTGGTTGGATTCAGTTCAGAAACAAGTTTTCTCGAACTACCTTCAAGGTTGATTTAAGGAGGAGGAAGAGATTTGGAAAGGGAGGAGAATGAAATATTGTGAAACCTGCGTGTAGGGACACACAATTAGATTAAGTTTGCCTTTTGTCAGTTGGTAGACTGGCCTATTGGTCGCATGATTCTGGAGTAGAATTGTTATTTACTGAAGCACCGTGAATGTCTTTTACGGAAAGACCTCTATGTGTATGATGCGGGTGTGTGTGTTTTCTTACACGCGAGACTGGGAATACTACCGTCGAAGGTTTGGTGAATGAACCAAACGCGGCGCTCAATGCAAACCGTCTCCCCATGCCTCTGTAACCCGATATCTGGTTTGTAGCATGTGGATATTAACGCTTGTTTTAACTGTTAATGCCGCGGTGTGGAGTGGAGGCTGCAGCCATCGCGTGGAGAAGTTGGAAGTGCTCCCCAACATTTCGCATACCGTGAAGACTCCGTGTTTCAGACTTGTTCGTATACGATGATTTTCCAGTGGTACAAAGTTCTGGGTAAACTGTCTGCAACCGTGGGTGTCTCTTTCTGTCCTGTCCATTGAAGAATATATGATGACCCTTTGGTAGCATTCTGCAACAAGTTTGGCATCAACGTGTAATTTATAATCAGCAGTCACAGCTTATCTATCAGGTGCACCATGAACCCTTCCAGTTAACTGTTCGAATGCTTAAATGTACAGATTCCTAATGTGCAATGAATGTAAAGACAATGTATGCCCACTGCAATATTTATACAGAATTAAACTCATGAACTCAACAGTTTGTAGTTACAGAATTGTGAAATATTGATGTCTGAGTTTCAGTAGaacatcatttaatttatttttgtccAAATACATCCTTACAAACTCTGAGAATTTCATTTATCAGCAAATACATTAGTTGAGGATTTTTACATAACCTTAACTGAATTAAAACAAACaatatttttggttaatgcaagaatGCTCTACGCccatggatgctcctgcatcacctcaCAAGTCCTGATACTTCACTCCTATGAGCAACACTTGGATGCAATGAGTGCCATGTGGACCATTCGTGTTCATGAGAGATAGTGGCCTTGACCTTGACCTTGGAAGAAACTCCATGGTTGAGTATATGTAAATCAGAGTAGTACTAGGATGATTGACCTCTTGAGAAATCTTGATGCTTCACCCCTATGAGCATCACTTGGATGCAGTGAGTACTAAGTGGACCATTTGAGCTCAAGAGAGATGGGTGTATGAGGAgcactactcatgaaatatgagTCAATGGGTTTCACATAAAAACTATGCAGTTGAATCCTGATAGAACATAATTTGATAAACTGTAAAAAATACCTCCGAAAAAAATCTAAGATACTTTATCAGAAAATGTTATTTTTACTTTACAAAATAATCATCTTGCTTTCATTCTAAGATACTTCAAAACATACCTGGACAATATTTTTATGATAAAGGCGAGACAAGATAGTAACTTCTCTATTGAATTGTTTCTCTAGTCGACTTGCCAGAATTTCATTTTCATCGCCATCAGGCTGCCTGATGACCTTCACTGCAACAGGTTTCTCATTGTAAAACCCATGATAAAGTCTGCTATGTGCCCCACAAGCAAATTTCTGACCCAAAAACAGCTTGGATAAGTCCACCATCCATTCTTGAGCTGATTCTACAGCTGTCATAGAATCACCTGATTGTTCGACATAACTGGACCATGAATTTCTAAGTTGACAATCTTTGCTAAAAAAATCTGGGCTTTTCGATGGTGAAAAGAAGTTGAACATAGGAGAACTGGGTGAAGGAGGGGTAGAAGTTCGGATGGACGCACTCTTTGGTTTGCGGCCTCTGTCATAGTGTCTAACCATCGATGAGGTCTTATTCCACATATTGTCTGGGGGTTTTCTTTGAGGAGATAAAAACCTCTTGCTCTTTGACTTGGCATGATTGAAAATGTCTGAAACGGCAGATTGAGGTTCTGGGGATGGGCATCTCCTGTTGAATGTTTTCTGATTTGAGAATGAAAAATCTACGGAGCTGGCTTTGGGTAatgatgattttgatttttctaatgagGGGGGCAGTAATGGAGGGGCTGGCTTGATTGATCCGGACATTATCGGCCGAGACATCAATACTTCACGGGATATCGGAAAACTATGTTTTTCTAGAGGATCCAGCCTATAACACACGGTGGGAGAATACTTTGCCCGTAGCACCCATGATGAGTAATTCTGGGTGCTTGTAGTAGATCTGTCATCCTTATTATGTTCTCCCATTATTAGCAGGACCGCAAGATGGCCCAGGGATCAGGCTTGAGATGATGAATTCTTCCTGCAAATAATAGTTAAATAAAACCTCTCAGTCCATTCACATTCAGCTATCACAAAAATATCGTTTCAAGAATGGCTACTTCTAGCTAGCAAACATCAATGGCTATCCTGTATATACTGATTTGCAGCGCCTTTAAATTCAATTTAAGCATTATGGTTCTCCTTCTACAAGCATGATCTGTGGTAATATGTTACCGCCTAATGGATTCCATCCTGAAAAAAGCGGCAGCACTTGCTGCTATATTTCAGAAAGGCTTCCAAATTTACAAAAAGGGTTCCAAAATTTTCCTTTCCAGTTGAAGAAGCGGCAGCAGTAGGTGATTATCCTGTGGCTCCATCGTATATGGCTCCCGTAAGTGCCCTAATGAGATCATGGCTCTCATTCCCAAATTGCAAATTTCAACTTCCATGTATAAAATCCAATCCAGCAGTTATAAAATCACACTAATAGATTCAGTATAGACCCATAAAAGCTATATGATGCATCCCAATTTAGTTACAATCTACGTAACCGAACCTCTAATTGCAGAAATTCTACACATGTAATTTGATCGTTTCAAAAATACCCACATACACAGAACATCTCAGGTTGCCCAACCCTGAGAAAATCCCTCCTAATAGcacccaaaatcaaattttgggtaTGTGGGTAATCTCCCAAAGTCAAGGAACTTCAAAAAAATGAGCTTCCTCCCCAAGTCAAGAAAACAAAAAGAATAATACAATTGTTCAATAATTCCTTACCTTTTATTCCACACCGCCATGGCCGTCCTCAGTTCTGTGGAAGAGAGAATACATGTGGGAAAATCTCATCTATCCATCCCAACACCAAAAACAAGCTTGACCAGCTCTTCTTGCGGTGGTGAAAGAAGAAAACGTAAGCGTTTGTATCAGACTCTATTTTAACTTGAGATATTGGAACTCTTGCCTTCACATGTCACTGCGGAAATAACGCTGCGTGTGCATATGCGCTGAGAACCATAAGCAGATTAAAAAAAAATAGGGAGAATTTCTAAAACCAAGAGAAGTTGACTTGTCACAGCCGTCCGTACGGCCAGGCAAATTTTGCGGTCAAAAGCGAAGAAGCCACACCATGTGTCATGTACTGGATGCTTGTGTACCTCATGCCTTGGATTCTCCTTTCCTTCACCATTCAGTTAAATTCTGGGATATCTAAACTTAGTCTAAATCCACTGGTTTACTTTTAAGTGTTTCTATATTTAATTTGGCAAACAATGTACTTTAATGAAAATAACTAATTAAAACTGAAGCGTATGGTGTATTAgacttttattattatatttatttgtgtaaaagtGTATTGATGAGATTTAAATTCTTTTTCAAAAAGATTTCTATTGGATAAGGATAATGTTAATAATTACTTTACTCGCAAAATTCATCTTGGATTAGTATTCCTAATTGAGTAATTTTTAAAGTTTTTTAGGAAAATACATGTTATTTTATATAAATgtgaatttgattaaattaactttaacaaaatattttattttctaagtatgagttatttttcaaatttcaaataagaAGTAAGAGTATTTAGCTTGCTAATAGAAGAATGGTGTCAAATGAATAAGGTTATTGAATCTCTTTGTGTCAATGAGGTGTCTTAGTGTCTCCACTAGATCTATATCTTGTGAGGGATAAGTTTGAGGATTTGGAATGAAGTTGTAGGCATGGATTTGTACTTGTGTTTGTCAAACCTAACTTGAAAATGATGTGTATGAATCATCAAAGACAAGCTCACTCATAATTTGTGTTGACTAGATAGgtaaaaaaacatttattttttgaGTCAATAATATATGTACTAGTAGGGAATTATATAGACTACCCTCTTCGTGATGAAGAAGTGCCCTAAGGATGGCAAGAATGTTTGTTCAAGGTatagtgatgtgtttgtcattttTCGTTAACTGTTAATATTTTGATGAAGttcatttaaaaaaattcaaatgagTTCAAAAAGAGCACATCTaagtaggggaaaggacccaatagttgagcatgtaccaattgttgtgagggttgttgataccttttgttccaaaaattgaagaaataaaacctattgtttgaaacaaaaaatatcaatttttgttaggaaatgtaccaacagttgttaggaaatgtaccaatagttgttaagaaatgtactaatactgtaaaaagtaaccaatcggGTGATGCCAtttcagctgcacaactattggggtctcttttccacgcctattggtctcacttttttggggggttgttttggacaccttggcaaaaagcatgctgatgtggcatcatatttgatgacatggccctaaaaccttagttataagcaggggacttgccaagtaagctgctgtaaaaaaatcggagtgatttgaattttccaagtaggattttgagaagcgcgaagctagggtgcacaactactgggtcctttcccctagatgGTCTTTTATTCAAAGATCTATTTTAGTTGATTTATGTCAATCTCTCACACTAGGTCATTCTCTTTTTGGATTTACTCTAGTTTTTGTACTTGTTCTTCTTCAATGGTTGTGAGAGTTTGGTAAACCCACAATAATGAGCCCCAAACTTGGGACATGAGGTTTTTCAATTCTAATGGAAGTGAACAATAAGAAGCACCTTCATTTGAAGGTGTaaaaataactttcaaatgaaGGTAATTTCCAAAAATAGAGTTTGAAGGTTTTAAAAAATATTATGGAAATGATATACCTTCGAATCAAGATCCTAAAAGTGGCCTTTCCACCTTAGGTCtcaaatttttctcaattttttttgtttcCAACCTTATGTcagatgagaaaataaaataaacatgattaaaTAATTTGCAAGATTGTAGCACTCAAAATATGCTTTCCAACTAATGTAATTTTGAATATAAATGCTTTCCaactatatattttttaatataaatgctTTCCAACTaatataattttgaatatatttattttgattgttatatttatttttttattttctagtgaGCATAATTTTTTAGCAAACATCAACGTTTTGTTTGACAAAcacatgaaaaataaataaaatagataaagaaaattaaaaaatattcacaGATTAGGTAGTGATGTTCTTATTTCAACAAAAAAAGGATTTTAAAAGTTAATTTGGATGCATAGAAAAAAGTCATGCGCTTTAGAAGTCACCAATGTCTAAATTATAGCTAATCTCAACTTCAAaaagatataaaaaaaaaattatgaaaaggtGTATGTGCATAAGATTTTGATGTTATGAATTTATGTTTAGAAATTTATAATGACGCCAAGAGGCGTATTAGGCTCATAGACAAATGTAAGATTCTATGTCAAAAAAAATGAAAGTCATTTAAGTTGACATGCATTTAGTCGTCAACCAATTTGTACATTTGTACATttccaaaacaaaataaattattaaaaaaaacgcAAAATTGCTTGCATTGATTTTGTAGTGTTTTTTAACCTTGAAATAAAAAATGTGACAGCCCaaaaaaatagaaattgaaaaagatTTCCAAATCACTTGACAAAACGATACAATGGCACCCAAAAAAATAGAAATCATCGCTTGCATTGGTTTTCTCATTCTCTCATTCGTTAAAAACAAAATGATACGATTGAAAGCCCATAGAACAATAGAAACCTGCTCGTTTGTGACGAAAGTAGAAAAAAACAATCTACAATAAAAATGGCAAGGGAAACAATCACTTACATATCTCCATTGAACACATGCAAGCACCAACTATTCACTTTTAGCGGTGATAATTTGGTCTAAACTGCAAACAAAATCTCCATTTCATCAGCTAAGACAAACAACGGGTAAATTATCATAGGTTGTCTTTTGAAAAATATTGATTTTCAACAATCCATTTTCTTCGTATTATGTAATCATGAAATTTTGCATGCATGTTTACCATTGCAGTTGCTATCACATTTTGTATGCTTAAATTGATGTCCATACACACTTTGAACTCTTGAGACTCGAAAAAAAGTTTGTAGTTCGATTTTGTTTTATCTCCAAAACACACGAACCTTTAGCCAACTAAAGCAAACAAGATCTACATGAttgaattttgtttctaaataTTTTGCATGGCCTATGAAATTGTTTTTTCATAAATCTAGATatagatataaatttcatacatttATTATTAAACTCTATAAGTACTCCATTTTTTATAAAACCTAGATATAGAtataaatgtaataaattttaGAGATTGTTTTATTGGCATGTTCATGAAGTTGAATTTTGTGTATagtttacttttatttttattttttttgctcatttgatgctaaatgtgtttTTGCAGTCTTGTATCATACATTTCATCTTTAGGTTTaaaattttgtgtgtgcatcaaactAGTAATGAtagcataattttttattttattgtcttagatttggattttttttcttaGTTTTGCTTTCTTTAGTTAATTCACTTACTGGTTTAAAAAAGAATCAAAAGTAAAAGTAAGCAGAATATTTTTAGAAACCACGTCTTTTGCATTTCATACATGCATAATAACTGTTTTGGGAGGTTTTTGCATTATTCTCATGACAATTATGTGAATTTGAAATTCTTTGTGCACTAAAAGTCAAATACATCTAGGGTCTTGATATTGTTATGTACAGATAGGAACCAACCATGGTTCTCATTCTCTTTGGGGCAATTAGAACTTAGATCAGGTGATCTTCTATACTGAAAGGGTGTTACAAAGTTCTAATTGTAGGATGGTTTACCATGTTTGGAGTAGAATTTATTTGTAGATAATTACAAACATTTGAGCCAAGCCATCCATCTTCTTAGGGTTATGTTGTTATATTTTCCATGCAGAAGGGTTTGTGTGCCTTCATATTCATGTTTAAGTCTGCAATGGCTATGACTATTTGCTAACACGATTTTCTATCTTTCTATTTGAAGGgctttttaaattaaaaaacttCTAAATGTTTGCAACTTATACAATGAATGTATTGATTTTTGATGAATGTTTAATAAATTGTTagtgataatatattttgttatcTTCTTACAATTTTTAATGTAAACCTATTTTAATTTATTCTTATAAATTTTATAATTGATTAAAAGGTCATATAATTAGTCAAATCAGATGGTATTTCTTTaaatatttatgaaattaaaaattattaatttgcatgtaaaaaagaaaaagaaaaaatacaataaaaagtTACCTTTAAATGTAGATTTAGAACATGAAATTATTTTTAATGGAAATAAAAGATTAGAAAGTTTTTTTTCAAATTATATACTTACATCATAATGAATATTGATTTATTAGATATTTTGTAATGTAAATAATAGATTTATCTCAATTTTACTCATTGAAAAATTAGAATATAGTTTCATTTTAGAATATAACTAATTGCATGcataaaagttaaaaataaaatagaaaattccttttaaatgtaGATTTTTTTTTGGGTCAGTAATAATGATTTTTATTAAGTATAAGTAAAGAAGTAACATTACAAAATTGGGTCTAATTAGCACCCAAAATAGCCCATGAACCACTAACTGTCTACAGCCTACCAATTTACATAATAGTTTCACAGCGTTTAGTATATCTACACACTATATACCCCTAAAAACTTTCAGAGCTTAAGACAACAAAAAACAGGCTCCTCCCACACTATCAGTAGACACTCCTAACATTGTCACGTGTCCATAACAACCGGATTACAAAAACACCCCTTAAGGGGCCATACGTTGCAACTGCAAAGACCCAAAAACTGACATCTAACTGACTGTCGAGCAGACtaccaattatgaacaaaaaactATCAGCAAAGAACTCAAACCTGAGTCATTCGATGTCTAGCACTGCACCGCCTCCTGGAAATGAAACTCATATTCCAGAGCCTTTGACTTTCCCACGCAAGGTGACGTTTCCTTATTGCCTCCATCAGCGAATTCCATTATGTCCAGATGTGACTCAAGTAGAGTCTTTGATTTACCATGTTGGGCCACCACACAAAGGGAACAAAACCAATCTCATCCATTGCAATCTGACTCTCGAAGCATTCACCATAATCAAACCTGTATCCCGGGTGCACCCATTCCGGGATAGAGTCCATTCCAGTAATTAAATCCTGCTCGAAAAGGGAATTCATAACCTAGCGAATATTATCTTCAGCAACCCCAAATTCTAGACCCCATGCCATAATCATCGATGGGATGTCCACATTACACTTCCATCTATGAGTTGCTTGCAGGAAAAAGAAAATCAGCATCCTCTGCATCACATTCACCACCTCCTCTAATGGGCATTTGAGGAGGAGTTTAAGTCTACGGTTCTCTACCGACCTATAAAGAGCCTTCTGCTACTTTTGCGTCCGGAAGGTGAATGTAGCCTCCATCGATCCACCAAGCTACACTTGCACATAAAAATAGAAACCCAGCCAAATAGGAAATATGAAGAAAAAAACATCGATCTTGGCTTCCTTAAAAAGAAGGTCGGTTCATGTGAGCAATAAATCACATAAGTGTCAAGGCTCTCGAAAATAAATGCACTATGCTTTGAACATCAAATCACCACCTTCTCTCATAGAGAATGTCATCATGAAAAGAAACATGTTTGAAAATAACCCGCAAGTCTCAGCTCATATCATCGTTGCCACTGCCATCATGAGAGCACACCACTTGCAAAAGAGAGGAGATAACATTACTCTACCAACATTACATAAggcaaaaaataaaagataaaaaataaggCTTGTATTACACAAAGTTCTCACGTGCCCCCGAAACCCCATTACGGTCATCTGTTGTCTGAAACTTATGATTGAAAATACACTCTCGGCTTGTAAGCATAATTTTGGGTCATTACTATTTAGAGAGATTCATCCTAAATTCAGCTCACCATCAAAAACTTCAAATCTTGAATCCTCCTCTTGATTGAAGGACAGGGCCCATTTAGATAATTTATCCGCCACCTTATTACCCTCCCTCATGACATGGTTGACCACAACATCTTCAAAGGAATTCAAATCCGCTAAGATCAAAGATAATATATTATGTAAATGTCGTGCCTTGATTTATCCATTTTTAATAGCTCAGATTATGATCGGCAAATCCCCTTCCAGATGTAATTTTTTAACCCCCATTTTCCAAGCACACCGGATTGCCAACAATGTTGCATATGCTTCAGCTTCATTATTAGTTCCCTTCTTAATACGTTGGGCCCCAAATTTTACCAAATTTCCACCATGACCCTTAAACACCACCCCGACTCCAGACAAACCCATTCTGAATAAAGTAGctccatcaaaattttctttgatcCACCCCCTCTGGGGTAGAACCCACTTGGTGGGTGAATCACATTTCTTACTTTGCTTCTTATTACTCCAGGCCCCATGTCTTACTTTGATATTTGGCCATAG includes:
- the LOC131067370 gene encoding serine/threonine/tyrosine-protein kinase HT1; amino-acid sequence: MGEHNKDDRSTTSTQNYSSWVLRAKYSPTVCYRLDPLEKHSFPISREVLMSRPIMSGSIKPAPPLLPPSLEKSKSSLPKASSVDFSFSNQKTFNRRCPSPEPQSAVSDIFNHAKSKSKRFLSPQRKPPDNMWNKTSSMVRHYDRGRKPKSASIRTSTPPSPSSPMFNFFSPSKSPDFFSKDCQLRNSWSSYVEQSGDSMTAVESAQEWMVDLSKLFLGQKFACGAHSRLYHGFYNEKPVAVKVIRQPDGDENEILASRLEKQFNREVTILSRLYHKNIVQLVAACINPPVFCVITEYLSGGSLRSFLHKRDPGSVALKEFVSMALHIARGMEYLHSQGVIHRDLKSENLLFTEDMCLKIVDFGIACEEVNCDYLNEDPGTYRWMAPEMISHKPYNRKVDVYSFGIVLWEIATGRIPYEDMTPVQAAFAVVHKNVRPTLPENCPLAMAKLIEMCWAQNPEKRPEFWYIVKILEQFEAALLHDGTLTICQILFCNERRNRLPQWFQRLGIGNPRNAISPSPSKLE